The following are from one region of the Cloacibacterium normanense genome:
- a CDS encoding type III restriction-modification system endonuclease: protein MKIQFDGALSYQQEAIDAIVDIFKGQEKCESNFTVYSPSFLAQQQNLEFNETGYGNRLTLTEGKILENVQNIQLGNGLKPSIRGEVNRNELDFTVEMETGTGKTYVYLRTILELYTKFGFSKHIIVVPSIPIKEGVFKSLQITKEHLRELYDNVNYNFFVYDSSKLNEVRDFATNDRLEIMVINIDAFSKSFENPSDDKKSANIIHRYNDSLGYKPLDLIKNTNPFIIIDEPQTTMSTALRKKAVQNLNPLAMVRYSATHKEKVNLMYKLDAVDAYQKKLVKQIEVGSVQTEGANTQAYIRLLEIKLSKGFPTAKLELDIFKQGSVSRKAVWVKQNDDLQELTDRDEYEGFIVKDIYGVQGNEYIDFTSREEIIRLGEAIGNVDDRQVKTALISKTIEEHLDKEIILNPQGIKVLSLFFIDTVSKYRMYDEDGNVTNGEYAEIFEKEYLKLIKKPKYNSLFGEIKDIESTVSQIHNGYFSIDKKAKSSNKKEKFEYFKDTSGNTNADEDTYNLIMSDKEMLLSFDSKLRFIFSHSALKEGWDNPNVFQICTLKEAGNSEIRRRQEIGRGLRLCVNQEGERVYGHEVNTLTVMATESYVDFVDNFQKEIETETGIKFGVLASHSFSDVVVEIINIEDEEGNPTTDTIYLGQEKSVELFNHLVAVGYIDACGKVQDTLRIALKDGEVNLPEEFTENPQVVNQIINTLKETAGRLEIKDASKKQLVKVNKMILDSPEFRELWERVKFKTTFSVNFDSEKLVKQCINAIDSQLKITRGKLTYTKGTLTMDAGGVGVSNVVNESETLYGEVERLPDIIGYLQNETQLTRKSIVKILTGTNRLRHFKANPQKFIEGCVDIINEQMRMHIIDGIKYQRLGDAEFYSQELFENKELFGYLQSNLKESSKSPYTHVVYDSNIESKLAQQFEESKNISVYAKLPDWFKIDTPLGTYNPDWAVMWKDKDEEKLFFVVESKGSTGLFDLRPKEQAKIDCGKKHFTAICSEMIVATSVEDVKNFVLK from the coding sequence ATGAAAATACAATTTGACGGAGCATTAAGCTATCAACAAGAAGCTATTGATGCCATTGTAGATATATTCAAAGGACAAGAAAAATGTGAATCCAATTTCACGGTGTATTCTCCATCATTCTTAGCACAACAGCAAAACTTAGAGTTTAATGAAACTGGTTACGGTAACCGACTTACCTTAACAGAAGGTAAAATATTGGAAAACGTACAAAATATTCAGTTGGGTAACGGATTAAAACCATCCATCCGAGGTGAAGTTAATCGAAATGAATTAGACTTTACTGTTGAAATGGAAACGGGTACTGGTAAGACCTATGTTTACCTTAGAACGATTTTGGAATTGTACACCAAATTTGGATTTTCTAAGCATATTATTGTCGTTCCATCCATTCCCATTAAAGAAGGGGTATTCAAGTCATTACAGATTACCAAAGAGCATTTACGAGAGTTGTATGATAATGTGAATTACAATTTCTTTGTCTACGACAGTAGCAAGTTAAATGAAGTTCGTGATTTTGCAACGAATGACCGACTAGAAATCATGGTCATTAATATTGATGCTTTTTCTAAGAGTTTTGAAAACCCATCGGACGATAAAAAATCAGCTAACATCATTCACCGTTACAATGATTCTTTGGGGTATAAACCTTTGGACTTAATCAAAAATACCAATCCATTCATCATTATAGACGAACCCCAAACAACAATGAGTACTGCTTTGAGAAAAAAAGCAGTGCAAAACCTTAATCCTTTGGCAATGGTTCGTTATTCTGCAACTCACAAGGAAAAGGTTAACTTAATGTACAAATTAGATGCTGTAGATGCTTATCAGAAGAAACTGGTAAAGCAAATTGAAGTTGGTTCTGTACAAACGGAAGGAGCAAACACACAAGCTTATATAAGATTACTTGAGATTAAATTAAGTAAAGGATTTCCAACAGCTAAATTGGAGCTGGATATATTTAAGCAAGGTTCTGTATCAAGAAAAGCAGTTTGGGTAAAGCAAAACGATGATTTACAAGAACTGACAGACCGAGATGAATACGAAGGTTTTATTGTAAAGGATATTTATGGTGTCCAAGGAAACGAATACATTGACTTTACCAGTAGAGAGGAGATTATTCGGTTAGGAGAAGCCATTGGAAATGTTGATGACCGACAAGTAAAAACAGCTTTAATCAGCAAGACCATAGAAGAACATTTAGATAAAGAAATAATCCTCAATCCTCAAGGAATTAAGGTACTCAGTCTATTCTTTATTGACACTGTATCCAAATATAGGATGTACGATGAAGACGGAAATGTGACCAATGGAGAATATGCAGAGATATTTGAAAAAGAATACTTGAAATTGATCAAAAAACCCAAGTACAATTCCTTGTTTGGTGAGATTAAAGATATTGAATCAACTGTTTCACAAATACATAATGGTTATTTCTCTATTGATAAAAAAGCAAAAAGTAGTAATAAAAAAGAAAAGTTTGAATACTTCAAAGACACTAGCGGAAATACCAATGCAGATGAGGATACATACAATCTCATTATGAGTGATAAAGAAATGTTATTGAGCTTTGATTCTAAACTTCGTTTTATATTCTCGCACTCTGCTTTAAAGGAGGGATGGGATAATCCCAACGTATTTCAAATTTGTACTTTAAAAGAAGCGGGAAATTCAGAAATAAGAAGACGACAAGAAATTGGTAGAGGTCTTCGCCTTTGCGTGAATCAAGAAGGAGAACGAGTTTATGGCCATGAAGTAAATACATTGACTGTAATGGCAACAGAATCCTATGTGGATTTTGTGGATAATTTTCAAAAAGAAATTGAAACAGAGACAGGAATTAAGTTTGGGGTATTAGCTTCACATAGCTTTAGTGATGTTGTTGTCGAAATCATTAATATCGAAGATGAAGAAGGAAACCCAACAACTGATACAATCTATTTAGGACAGGAAAAATCGGTTGAGCTATTCAATCACTTAGTTGCAGTGGGTTACATTGATGCATGTGGCAAAGTTCAAGATACATTAAGAATTGCATTAAAAGACGGTGAAGTTAACTTGCCCGAAGAATTTACAGAAAACCCGCAAGTGGTCAATCAAATTATCAATACACTTAAAGAAACGGCTGGTAGATTGGAGATTAAAGATGCTAGTAAAAAGCAATTGGTGAAAGTTAATAAAATGATTCTCGATAGTCCAGAGTTTCGTGAACTTTGGGAGCGTGTAAAGTTCAAGACAACTTTTTCTGTAAATTTTGATTCTGAAAAATTAGTCAAACAGTGTATTAATGCAATTGATAGTCAATTAAAAATTACTAGAGGAAAGCTAACATATACGAAAGGAACTCTAACAATGGATGCTGGTGGTGTTGGCGTGAGTAATGTTGTGAACGAATCGGAGACTCTCTATGGTGAAGTTGAACGCTTACCAGATATCATTGGGTATTTACAAAATGAGACTCAATTAACTCGTAAATCTATAGTTAAAATTCTTACGGGTACCAATAGACTAAGACATTTTAAAGCAAATCCACAAAAGTTCATTGAAGGGTGTGTTGATATTATCAACGAACAAATGCGAATGCACATTATCGATGGAATAAAATACCAACGTTTGGGTGATGCTGAATTTTACAGCCAAGAACTTTTTGAAAACAAAGAGTTATTTGGATACCTCCAAAGTAATCTTAAAGAAAGTTCGAAGTCACCTTACACACATGTAGTCTATGATTCAAACATAGAATCAAAACTTGCACAACAATTTGAAGAAAGTAAAAATATTTCTGTTTATGCAAAGCTACCCGATTGGTTTAAGATAGATACACCGCTAGGAACATATAATCCAGACTGGGCGGTAATGTGGAAGGATAAAGATGAAGAAAAGCTATTCTTCGTTGTGGAATCAAAAGGTAGCACAGGTCTTTTTGATTTACGACCAAAGGAGCAAGCAAAGATAGATTGTGGTAAAAAACACTTTACTGCTATTTGTAGTGAAATGATAGTTGCTACAAGTGTTGAGGATGTTAAAAATTTTGTATTGAAATAA
- a CDS encoding DUF4391 domain-containing protein — translation MSLSYVDILNLPERSLLQKKLTKAFFLKNFDLSATEKKVLNSTIVQMEWLASLKPSNCNVPSVINDLVTYEEVQIMICNVGNEKVDEVATNCFQLFQKHIPYNMLVIVENDTEFKLNVCEKRINQNDKTKRTIENQYTSGTISKLYKTELSDAFLTTLDFSKLDKTNLEMLYRGYCNAIVQFNSASVTGVFQARNSARTQDDLVMLNQIEDLERDISKLTNQLKAEKQQNQRVTLNIAIHQKRKQIEDIKIKLSQI, via the coding sequence TTGAGTTTAAGCTACGTTGACATACTAAACTTACCCGAAAGATCATTGCTTCAAAAAAAGCTCACTAAGGCTTTCTTTTTGAAAAATTTTGACCTATCAGCTACTGAAAAGAAAGTGCTGAATAGTACTATTGTTCAAATGGAATGGTTAGCAAGCTTAAAACCTTCAAATTGTAACGTTCCTTCTGTTATTAATGACTTGGTAACCTATGAAGAAGTCCAGATAATGATTTGTAATGTTGGGAATGAAAAAGTGGATGAGGTGGCTACGAATTGCTTCCAACTTTTCCAAAAACATATTCCTTATAACATGCTGGTCATAGTAGAAAATGACACCGAGTTTAAGCTGAATGTATGTGAAAAACGCATCAACCAAAACGATAAAACAAAGCGTACTATAGAGAATCAATATACCTCTGGAACAATTTCAAAGTTATATAAAACAGAGCTGAGTGATGCTTTTTTAACTACTTTAGACTTTTCTAAGCTAGATAAAACCAATTTAGAAATGCTTTATCGTGGGTATTGCAATGCTATTGTTCAGTTCAATAGTGCTTCGGTAACGGGTGTTTTTCAAGCAAGAAATTCTGCCAGAACACAAGATGATTTGGTCATGCTAAATCAAATAGAAGACCTAGAACGAGATATTTCGAAGTTGACCAATCAATTGAAAGCTGAAAAGCAACAAAACCAAAGAGTAACGCTAAACATAGCGATACACCAAAAAAGAAAACAAATAGAAGACATCAAAATAAAACTAAGTCAAATATGA
- a CDS encoding site-specific DNA-methyltransferase: MSLEKITQGAEQTKSLDLVNENIQKLKELFPEVLAEGKIDFKVLQEILGEEIEEGEEYYRFTWAGKAQARREAHKPSTGTLRPCKEESVDWDTTQNLYIEGDNLEVLKLMQKSYANKVKMIYIDPPYNTGNDFVYKDDYKDNLKNYQEITGQIDSEGNKLATNSDSDGRYHSNWLNMMYPRLRLARNLLKEDGVIFISIDDNEVENLKKVCHEIFGEENFLECLIWKKRATPPNDRNIGRIHEFILCYCKDINSKKLGLLPRDEKSIDRYSNPDNDSRGPWVASDLSANGKGGRIVQSCIYPIKNPSSGIEYYPSEGRCWLFNREKMDEFITQGRIGFRENTGAPYLKRYLNEVRQGLTLPTILTEFGFSSTSASEADKIFEKKGIFEYAKPTTLLEPLLRIGVPQNNEIILDFFSGSGTTAQAILQLNNEDFGRRKFIMVQIPEPTDSKSEAYKTGYKTLTAIGKERIRRAGKKIAEVNPDKVKDLDLGFKVFKLDSSNIKGWDGNPEDLETSLFEAQENIKADRTEEDVLFEILLKYGLDLTLPIEEKVMEGKKVFNVGFGALFICLADGITNKVAEGIGAWKQELNPATCRVIFKDSGFTDVEKANAVQTLKRFGINEVKSI, translated from the coding sequence ATGAGCCTAGAAAAAATAACACAAGGAGCAGAACAAACTAAAAGTCTTGACCTTGTAAATGAAAACATCCAGAAGTTGAAAGAGCTTTTCCCAGAAGTATTAGCTGAGGGCAAAATAGACTTCAAAGTACTTCAAGAAATTTTAGGTGAAGAAATTGAAGAAGGTGAAGAATACTACCGTTTCACTTGGGCTGGCAAGGCACAAGCACGTAGAGAAGCGCACAAACCCAGTACAGGAACGTTAAGACCCTGTAAAGAGGAAAGTGTGGATTGGGATACCACCCAAAACCTTTACATTGAGGGTGACAACTTGGAAGTATTAAAGTTGATGCAAAAAAGCTATGCCAACAAGGTAAAGATGATTTACATTGACCCACCTTATAATACTGGAAATGATTTTGTTTATAAAGATGATTATAAAGATAATCTTAAAAACTATCAGGAAATAACAGGTCAAATTGATAGCGAAGGCAATAAACTTGCAACAAATTCAGATAGTGACGGTCGTTACCATTCTAATTGGCTCAATATGATGTATCCACGATTGAGATTGGCCAGAAATTTACTAAAAGAAGATGGTGTAATTTTTATCAGTATAGATGATAATGAAGTAGAAAATTTAAAGAAAGTTTGTCATGAAATTTTTGGAGAAGAAAATTTCCTTGAATGCCTAATTTGGAAAAAAAGGGCAACTCCCCCAAATGACAGAAACATTGGAAGAATACACGAATTTATTTTATGTTATTGCAAAGACATTAATTCAAAAAAGCTTGGATTATTACCAAGGGATGAAAAATCTATAGATAGATACTCCAATCCTGATAATGATTCAAGAGGACCATGGGTAGCTTCTGATTTGAGTGCAAATGGAAAAGGCGGACGAATAGTCCAATCTTGTATTTATCCGATTAAGAATCCGAGTTCAGGTATTGAATATTATCCTTCAGAGGGAAGATGTTGGCTTTTTAATAGAGAAAAAATGGACGAATTTATTACTCAAGGTCGTATAGGATTTAGAGAAAATACTGGAGCCCCATATTTAAAAAGATATCTAAATGAAGTCAGACAGGGTTTAACGTTACCTACTATTTTAACAGAGTTTGGATTCTCATCCACATCAGCTAGTGAGGCAGATAAAATTTTTGAGAAGAAGGGAATTTTCGAATACGCAAAACCAACAACTTTACTTGAACCTTTATTGAGAATTGGTGTCCCTCAAAACAATGAAATCATTTTAGATTTTTTTTCAGGCTCAGGGACTACAGCTCAGGCTATATTACAGTTAAACAATGAAGACTTTGGAAGAAGAAAATTTATTATGGTTCAAATACCAGAACCAACTGATTCAAAAAGTGAAGCTTACAAAACAGGATACAAAACATTGACTGCAATTGGTAAGGAGCGAATCCGCAGAGCTGGGAAGAAAATAGCAGAAGTAAATCCAGACAAGGTAAAAGACTTAGACCTTGGTTTCAAGGTATTCAAGCTTGACAGTTCCAACATCAAAGGTTGGGACGGTAATCCAGAAGACTTAGAAACAAGTTTATTTGAGGCTCAAGAAAACATCAAAGCAGACCGCACCGAAGAGGATGTGCTGTTCGAGATTTTATTGAAGTATGGTTTGGATTTAACCTTACCTATCGAAGAAAAAGTCATGGAAGGTAAAAAGGTGTTCAACGTTGGTTTTGGTGCTTTGTTTATTTGCTTGGCAGATGGTATCACAAACAAAGTTGCCGAGGGTATTGGCGCATGGAAACAAGAGCTAAATCCAGCTACTTGCCGAGTGATTTTCAAAGACAGTGGTTTCACTGATGTCGAAAAAGCGAATGCAGTACAGACCTTGAAACGATTTGGAATAAACGAGGTGAAAAGTATTTAA
- a CDS encoding helicase-related protein: protein MKIINNQNIVLINEVNSLIKYESKVYLSCNHFTAFALFELVESLKKATQVQIMLSIDLNSEDDFRLIHAPSEKQLEFALDRKSKINEVVSFLKDKIEIRQGSLGNQNILIIENNGTSQCFMLTPLDLDSLCLGIANSKSPIFINSFEDSNNQYLSLFNNAWSNSKSFLNDSIIQRLQKSTIDLTPEAIYKYSIREIFHYSTVSERADEKLEKVGFKNSKIWHLLFNFQKDAVIGAIEKIEKYGGCIIADSVGLGKTFEALAVIKYYQLRNDRILVLAPKKLRENWTVYQQNDIYNVLAEDRLNYDVLNHTDLSRERGKSGDINLETINWGNYDLVVIDESHNFRNNPNKREGITRYKRLMNDVIKSNIRTKVLMLSATPVNNKMNDLKNQISFITEGNDNYFSGHGIESITQVMRDAQRRFTNWYRNGDPNNLDVKSLMEHLDGSYFRILDMLTIARSRKHIEKYYDTADIGKFPNRLVPITIYPEIDTKKQFKDIGEIYDEISTLTLASYSPLGYVRADKREFYEEKYDMQTATGSVFKQVDREQSLIYLMRINLLKRLESSIHAFKLTVESLIHTVDENLRQIEEHRNGNIDTDFNITDIDIDDTEFEDLLVGGKTKVLLQDIDTIRWKQDLKGDKAVLTALLGSIRLIDNNRDAKLLELKNRIGDKIQNPINQGNKKVIIFTAFADTAKYLHEELKDWLQKEYGIYSALVTGSETNKTNMPHCKSDLNSILTNFSPKSKKRFDLNPDEKNEIDVLICTDCISEGQNLQDCDYLVNYDIHWNPVRIIQRFGRIDRIGSQNENIQLVNFFPSMELDGFIDLVARVQGRMVMLDVSATGEDNIISQNSREMQDLDYRKRQLKQLQDQVIDLEDVQGNISITDLTFNDFKIDLEKSTDAQLLELNEIPKASYAIVKSNLEEIKQGVIFCLKDSTEDHAKHLKNNILYPFFLVYISLDGSEIIKGVQTKTALDYFRKLCMGNDRIVPELIAEFDKETKGNKRMDAYVKLLKKSMDEVKGIQEEIGLDSLATPGGTMLFADAIQQEESLELISYIIIK from the coding sequence ATGAAAATAATTAATAACCAAAATATAGTCCTTATCAACGAGGTAAATTCTTTAATTAAATATGAGTCTAAAGTTTATTTAAGTTGTAATCACTTCACCGCCTTCGCTTTATTTGAACTTGTTGAGTCTTTAAAAAAAGCAACTCAAGTTCAAATAATGCTTTCAATTGATTTAAATTCCGAAGATGATTTTAGATTGATTCATGCTCCTTCCGAAAAGCAACTAGAGTTTGCTTTAGACCGAAAAAGTAAAATCAACGAAGTTGTAAGTTTTTTGAAGGATAAAATCGAAATTAGACAAGGTAGTCTTGGTAACCAGAACATCTTAATCATAGAAAACAATGGTACTTCGCAATGCTTTATGCTTACACCTCTTGATTTAGATTCATTATGTTTGGGTATTGCGAATTCTAAATCTCCAATCTTTATAAACTCTTTCGAGGATTCAAATAATCAGTATTTGTCATTGTTTAATAATGCATGGAGCAACAGCAAATCATTTTTGAATGATTCCATTATCCAACGACTACAAAAAAGCACTATAGATTTAACTCCAGAAGCGATATACAAATACAGTATTCGAGAGATATTTCACTATTCTACTGTAAGTGAGCGAGCAGATGAAAAGTTGGAAAAAGTTGGATTCAAAAACTCTAAGATTTGGCACTTGCTTTTCAACTTTCAAAAAGATGCGGTAATCGGAGCTATTGAAAAAATTGAAAAATACGGTGGCTGTATCATTGCGGATTCAGTTGGACTTGGAAAAACTTTTGAGGCTCTAGCTGTAATCAAATATTATCAACTTCGAAATGATAGAATCTTGGTACTTGCTCCAAAGAAGCTTAGAGAGAATTGGACAGTTTACCAGCAGAACGATATTTACAATGTGCTAGCTGAGGATAGGTTGAATTATGATGTTTTGAATCACACTGACCTTTCAAGGGAAAGAGGTAAATCGGGTGATATTAACTTGGAAACTATCAACTGGGGAAATTATGACCTTGTGGTTATTGATGAATCTCATAACTTCCGTAACAACCCAAACAAAAGAGAGGGAATCACTCGCTACAAACGTTTGATGAATGATGTGATTAAGTCAAACATCCGAACAAAGGTCTTAATGCTTTCGGCAACACCTGTGAACAATAAAATGAATGACTTAAAAAATCAAATTTCATTTATCACAGAAGGAAATGATAACTATTTTTCAGGTCACGGTATAGAGAGTATAACTCAAGTAATGCGTGATGCGCAACGAAGATTTACCAACTGGTATCGAAATGGTGACCCGAATAATTTGGATGTAAAATCGTTAATGGAACACCTAGATGGGTCGTATTTCAGAATACTTGATATGCTTACTATAGCTCGTTCAAGAAAGCACATCGAAAAATACTATGATACAGCAGACATTGGTAAATTCCCGAATCGATTAGTCCCAATTACTATTTATCCAGAGATTGATACCAAAAAACAATTCAAAGATATTGGTGAAATCTACGATGAAATTAGCACCCTAACCCTTGCTTCATACTCACCGTTAGGATACGTGAGAGCGGACAAGCGTGAGTTTTACGAAGAAAAATACGATATGCAAACTGCTACGGGTTCTGTATTTAAACAGGTTGACCGTGAGCAAAGTTTGATTTATTTGATGCGTATCAACCTTTTGAAGAGATTAGAAAGTTCAATTCATGCCTTCAAGTTAACGGTTGAGAGTTTAATACATACAGTTGATGAAAATCTTAGACAAATTGAAGAGCATCGAAACGGTAACATCGATACAGACTTCAACATTACCGATATTGACATAGATGATACAGAGTTTGAAGATTTACTTGTTGGTGGTAAAACAAAGGTCTTACTTCAAGATATTGATACGATTCGTTGGAAACAAGATTTAAAAGGCGACAAAGCTGTTTTGACGGCTTTATTAGGTAGCATTCGTTTAATTGATAACAATCGAGATGCAAAGCTTTTAGAGCTAAAAAATCGAATTGGAGACAAGATTCAAAACCCTATCAATCAAGGAAATAAAAAAGTAATCATATTCACTGCATTTGCCGATACTGCCAAGTACTTGCATGAAGAGTTGAAAGATTGGTTACAAAAAGAATATGGAATATATTCGGCTTTGGTCACTGGTTCTGAAACCAACAAAACCAATATGCCTCATTGTAAATCTGATTTGAACTCCATCTTAACCAACTTTTCACCAAAGTCTAAAAAACGATTCGATTTGAATCCAGACGAAAAGAATGAAATTGATGTGCTGATTTGTACTGATTGTATTTCAGAGGGACAAAACCTTCAAGACTGTGATTACTTGGTAAACTATGACATTCACTGGAATCCCGTTCGAATTATTCAACGCTTTGGTCGAATTGACCGTATTGGTTCGCAAAATGAAAATATCCAACTAGTGAACTTCTTTCCTAGTATGGAGCTAGATGGATTCATAGACCTTGTAGCTCGTGTTCAAGGGCGTATGGTAATGCTTGATGTGAGTGCCACGGGTGAAGACAATATCATCTCACAAAATAGCCGTGAAATGCAAGATTTGGATTATCGTAAAAGACAGTTAAAACAGCTACAAGACCAAGTGATTGACTTGGAGGATGTACAAGGAAACATTTCGATTACCGATTTGACATTTAACGATTTCAAGATTGATTTGGAGAAAAGTACAGATGCTCAATTATTGGAGCTAAATGAAATTCCAAAGGCTTCTTATGCCATTGTCAAATCCAATCTGGAAGAAATCAAACAAGGGGTTATTTTCTGTTTGAAAGACTCTACAGAAGACCATGCAAAGCATTTGAAGAATAACATTCTCTACCCATTCTTTTTGGTCTATATCAGTTTAGATGGTAGTGAAATTATCAAAGGGGTGCAAACCAAGACTGCTTTAGACTATTTCAGAAAGCTGTGCATGGGTAATGATAGAATAGTTCCAGAGTTAATTGCAGAATTTGATAAAGAAACAAAAGGGAATAAGCGAATGGATGCCTATGTGAAACTACTCAAGAAATCTATGGATGAAGTGAAAGGTATTCAAGAAGAAATTGGTTTGGATTCGTTGGCAACACCAGGAGGAACAATGCTTTTCGCTGATGCTATTCAACAAGAAGAAAGTTTGGAATTAATCAGTTATATAATCATTAAATAA